One segment of Solanum lycopersicum chromosome 1, SLM_r2.1 DNA contains the following:
- the LOC101254537 gene encoding phosphatidylinositol 4-phosphate 5-kinase 8 isoform X3: MVLSNGDAYVGSFKGVFPHGKGKYTWSDGSVYDGCWEEGKMSGEGRFVWPSGASYEGDFSGGYLHGFGVFSGSDGSVYRGVWRMNTQHGIGRKQYQNSDIYDGCWKEGVREGSGRYAWSNGNMYIGSWKDGKMCGRGVMKWFDGDLFDGCWLNGLRHGSGCYRFADGSYYFGVWTKGLKDGHGMFYPAGSKHRFLRKCSDRSDEKRKRRLSHISSSNSESVKPKVKRSFSERISSSLLRSSGSISQRTTSLGEDIALGDSSRDIMTCDSSSVLSQSSLDDRTEFLETGSVAYEREYTQGVLIKERIVNISKLSRKSKQRCKFHAKEVKRKSCVDFLEGRKSYYLMLNLQLGIRYSVGKITPVPIREVRQSDFGDQARIKMYFPRKGSQFTPSHHSLDFYWKDYCPMVFRYLRELFKLDAADYMMSICGDDGLRELSSPGKSGSLFYLSRDDRFVIKTLKKSELKALLKMLPDYYKHVKEHDNTLITKVFGVHRISLKRGKKVSCQVRFVVMGNMFCTELRIHRRYDLKGSSHGRLTKKDRVDETTTLKDLDLTYEFHMDKLLREALFKQLSLDCRFLESQNIIDYSLLLGLHFRAPENLMSLLEPPDSLHKVETDPDHVEGGISQGELSIPPRGLLLVTHEPSSVNVTPGPHIRGSTLRAMSVGDQEVDLLLPGTGRLRVQLGVNMPAQANQKVMQDEAASVQVELFEVYDVVLYLGIIDILQEYNMKKKLEHTYKSLKFDPMSISAIEPKIYSKRFLSFLEKVFPVEP, translated from the exons ATGGTCCTCTCCAATGGGGATGCTTATGTGGGTAGTTTCAAAGGGGTGTTTCCTCATGGGAAAGGTAAATACACTTGGTCAGATGGATCTGTTTATGATGGTTGTTGGGAAGAAGGAAAAATGTCTGGAGAAGGACGGTTTGTTTGGCCTTCTGGAGCTTCATACGAGGGTGATTTCTCTGGAGGTTACCTCCATGGTTTTGGAGTATTTAGTGGATCTGATGGCTCAGTATACAGAGGTGTTTGGAGGATGAATACCCAACATGGAATAGGAAGAAAGCAGTATCAAAATTCTGATATTTATGATGGTTGTTGGAAAGAGGGAGTACGTGAAGGCAGCGGCCGATATGCATGGAGTAATGGCAACATGTATATTGGGAGCTGGAAAGATGGAAAAATGTGTGGTAGAGGTGTTATGAAATGGTTCGATGGAGATCTTTTTGATGGATGTTGGTTGAATGGTTTAAGACACGGTTCAGGCTGTTACCGATTTGCTGATGGAAGTTACTACTTTGGGGTGTGGACTAAAGGGCTAAAAGATGGACATGGAATGTTTTATCCTGCTGGAAGTAAGCATCGCTTTCTGAGGAAGTGCAGTGATAGGTCTGATGAGAAGAGGAAAAGGCGGCTCTCACACATTTCATCCTCTAATTCAGAGTCTGTGAAACCTAAAGTGAAGCGTAGTTTTTCAGAGAGAATTTCCTCTAGCTTGCTCAGAAGTTCAGGAAGCATATCGCAGAGGACTACATCACTGGGAGAAGACATTGCCCTCGGTGATTCCAGCAGAGACATTATGACCTGTGATTCATCAAGTGTATTATCTCAAAGCTCTCTTGATGACAGGACTGAATTTCTGGAAACGGGGTCTGTAGCTTATGAAAGGGAATACACGCAAGGAGTCCTAATCAAAGAAAGGATTGTAAATATTAGTAAACTATCTCGCAAAAGTAAACAACGGTGTAAATTTCACGCGAAAGAAGTAAAGAGGAAGTCATGTGTGGACTTTCTTGAAGGCCGTAAGAGCTACTATCTGATGCTTAATTTGCAACTTGGCATCAG GTATTCTGTTGGTAAGATCACTCCTGTGCCTATCCGTGAAGTGAGGCAATCAGACTTTGGAGATCAGGCAAGAATCAAAATGTACTTTCCCAGGAAGGGCTCTCAATTTACACCTTCACATCATTCCCTTGATTTTTATTGGAAGGATTATTGCCCTATGGTTTTCAG ATATTTGAGAGAGTTGTTCAAGCTGGATGCTGCAGACTATATGATGTCCATCTGTGGTGATGATGGTCTGAGAGAGCTTTCATCTCCTGGAAAGAGTGGCAGCCTTTTTTATCTTTCTCGTGATGATAGATTTGTGATCAAGACTTTAAAGAAGTCTGAGCTCAAG GCTCTGCTCAAGATGCTTCCTGATTACTATAAACATGTAAAGGAACATGACAACACACTCATAACAAAAGTTTTTGGGGTGCACAGGATATCATTGAAACGTGGAAAAAAGGTTAGTTGTCAG GTCCGCTTTGTAGTCATGGGGAATATGTTTTGTACTGAATTAAGAATACATCGCCGGTATGATTTGAAAGGTTCTTCTCATGGGAGACTTACGAAGAAGGATCGGGTTGATGAGACGACTACATTAAAAGACCTCGATTTAACATATGAGTTTCATATGGACAAGTTATTACGTGAGGCACTATTCAA ACAATTATCTTTAGACTGCAGATTTTTGGAATCTCAGAACATTATAGACTATAGCCTTCTACTGGGATTACATTTTAGAGCTCCTGAGAATCTAATGTCTCTTTTAGAGCCACCTGATTCTCTGCACAAAGTCGAAACTGATCCTGATCACGTTGAAG GTGGGATATCTCAGGGGGAGCTCTCAATTCCACCAAGAGGTTTGCTTTTAGTCACGCATGAACCCAGTTCTGTCAATGTTACACCAGGTCCTCATATAAGAGGGAGTACTCTGAGAGCCATGTCCGTTGGTGACCAGGAGGTTGATCTTCTTTTGCCTGGTACTGGAAG attaaGGGTACAATTAGGTGTAAACATGCCAGCCCAAGCAAACCAAAAAGTGATGCAGGATGAGGCAGCTTCAGTCCAAGTTGAACTCTTTGAGGTATATGATGTTGTTCTATATCTCGGAATAATCGATATACTGCAAGAGTACAACATGAAAAAGAAACTGGAGCACACCTACAAATCGTTGAAATTTGATCCCATGTCAATCTCTGCAATTGAACCCAAGATTTATTCGAAACGTTTCCTCAGTTTCTTGGAGAAAGTGTTCCCTGTTGAACCATGA
- the LOC101254537 gene encoding phosphatidylinositol 4-phosphate 5-kinase 8 isoform X1, with the protein MEDSGSITEMVLSNGDAYVGSFKGVFPHGKGKYTWSDGSVYDGCWEEGKMSGEGRFVWPSGASYEGDFSGGYLHGFGVFSGSDGSVYRGVWRMNTQHGIGRKQYQNSDIYDGCWKEGVREGSGRYAWSNGNMYIGSWKDGKMCGRGVMKWFDGDLFDGCWLNGLRHGSGCYRFADGSYYFGVWTKGLKDGHGMFYPAGSKHRFLRKCSDRSDEKRKRRLSHISSSNSESVKPKVKRSFSERISSSLLRSSGSISQRTTSLGEDIALGDSSRDIMTCDSSSVLSQSSLDDRTEFLETGSVAYEREYTQGVLIKERIVNISKLSRKSKQRCKFHAKEVKRKSCVDFLEGRKSYYLMLNLQLGIRYSVGKITPVPIREVRQSDFGDQARIKMYFPRKGSQFTPSHHSLDFYWKDYCPMVFRYLRELFKLDAADYMMSICGDDGLRELSSPGKSGSLFYLSRDDRFVIKTLKKSELKALLKMLPDYYKHVKEHDNTLITKVFGVHRISLKRGKKVSCQVRFVVMGNMFCTELRIHRRYDLKGSSHGRLTKKDRVDETTTLKDLDLTYEFHMDKLLREALFKQLSLDCRFLESQNIIDYSLLLGLHFRAPENLMSLLEPPDSLHKVETDPDHVEGGISQGELSIPPRGLLLVTHEPSSVNVTPGPHIRGSTLRAMSVGDQEVDLLLPGTGRLRVQLGVNMPAQANQKVMQDEAASVQVELFEVYDVVLYLGIIDILQEYNMKKKLEHTYKSLKFDPMSISAIEPKIYSKRFLSFLEKVFPVEP; encoded by the exons ATGGAGGATAGTGGAAG CATCACTGAAATGGTCCTCTCCAATGGGGATGCTTATGTGGGTAGTTTCAAAGGGGTGTTTCCTCATGGGAAAGGTAAATACACTTGGTCAGATGGATCTGTTTATGATGGTTGTTGGGAAGAAGGAAAAATGTCTGGAGAAGGACGGTTTGTTTGGCCTTCTGGAGCTTCATACGAGGGTGATTTCTCTGGAGGTTACCTCCATGGTTTTGGAGTATTTAGTGGATCTGATGGCTCAGTATACAGAGGTGTTTGGAGGATGAATACCCAACATGGAATAGGAAGAAAGCAGTATCAAAATTCTGATATTTATGATGGTTGTTGGAAAGAGGGAGTACGTGAAGGCAGCGGCCGATATGCATGGAGTAATGGCAACATGTATATTGGGAGCTGGAAAGATGGAAAAATGTGTGGTAGAGGTGTTATGAAATGGTTCGATGGAGATCTTTTTGATGGATGTTGGTTGAATGGTTTAAGACACGGTTCAGGCTGTTACCGATTTGCTGATGGAAGTTACTACTTTGGGGTGTGGACTAAAGGGCTAAAAGATGGACATGGAATGTTTTATCCTGCTGGAAGTAAGCATCGCTTTCTGAGGAAGTGCAGTGATAGGTCTGATGAGAAGAGGAAAAGGCGGCTCTCACACATTTCATCCTCTAATTCAGAGTCTGTGAAACCTAAAGTGAAGCGTAGTTTTTCAGAGAGAATTTCCTCTAGCTTGCTCAGAAGTTCAGGAAGCATATCGCAGAGGACTACATCACTGGGAGAAGACATTGCCCTCGGTGATTCCAGCAGAGACATTATGACCTGTGATTCATCAAGTGTATTATCTCAAAGCTCTCTTGATGACAGGACTGAATTTCTGGAAACGGGGTCTGTAGCTTATGAAAGGGAATACACGCAAGGAGTCCTAATCAAAGAAAGGATTGTAAATATTAGTAAACTATCTCGCAAAAGTAAACAACGGTGTAAATTTCACGCGAAAGAAGTAAAGAGGAAGTCATGTGTGGACTTTCTTGAAGGCCGTAAGAGCTACTATCTGATGCTTAATTTGCAACTTGGCATCAG GTATTCTGTTGGTAAGATCACTCCTGTGCCTATCCGTGAAGTGAGGCAATCAGACTTTGGAGATCAGGCAAGAATCAAAATGTACTTTCCCAGGAAGGGCTCTCAATTTACACCTTCACATCATTCCCTTGATTTTTATTGGAAGGATTATTGCCCTATGGTTTTCAG ATATTTGAGAGAGTTGTTCAAGCTGGATGCTGCAGACTATATGATGTCCATCTGTGGTGATGATGGTCTGAGAGAGCTTTCATCTCCTGGAAAGAGTGGCAGCCTTTTTTATCTTTCTCGTGATGATAGATTTGTGATCAAGACTTTAAAGAAGTCTGAGCTCAAG GCTCTGCTCAAGATGCTTCCTGATTACTATAAACATGTAAAGGAACATGACAACACACTCATAACAAAAGTTTTTGGGGTGCACAGGATATCATTGAAACGTGGAAAAAAGGTTAGTTGTCAG GTCCGCTTTGTAGTCATGGGGAATATGTTTTGTACTGAATTAAGAATACATCGCCGGTATGATTTGAAAGGTTCTTCTCATGGGAGACTTACGAAGAAGGATCGGGTTGATGAGACGACTACATTAAAAGACCTCGATTTAACATATGAGTTTCATATGGACAAGTTATTACGTGAGGCACTATTCAA ACAATTATCTTTAGACTGCAGATTTTTGGAATCTCAGAACATTATAGACTATAGCCTTCTACTGGGATTACATTTTAGAGCTCCTGAGAATCTAATGTCTCTTTTAGAGCCACCTGATTCTCTGCACAAAGTCGAAACTGATCCTGATCACGTTGAAG GTGGGATATCTCAGGGGGAGCTCTCAATTCCACCAAGAGGTTTGCTTTTAGTCACGCATGAACCCAGTTCTGTCAATGTTACACCAGGTCCTCATATAAGAGGGAGTACTCTGAGAGCCATGTCCGTTGGTGACCAGGAGGTTGATCTTCTTTTGCCTGGTACTGGAAG attaaGGGTACAATTAGGTGTAAACATGCCAGCCCAAGCAAACCAAAAAGTGATGCAGGATGAGGCAGCTTCAGTCCAAGTTGAACTCTTTGAGGTATATGATGTTGTTCTATATCTCGGAATAATCGATATACTGCAAGAGTACAACATGAAAAAGAAACTGGAGCACACCTACAAATCGTTGAAATTTGATCCCATGTCAATCTCTGCAATTGAACCCAAGATTTATTCGAAACGTTTCCTCAGTTTCTTGGAGAAAGTGTTCCCTGTTGAACCATGA
- the LOC101254537 gene encoding phosphatidylinositol 4-phosphate 5-kinase 8 isoform X4, producing MVLSNGDAYVGSFKGVFPHGKGKYTWSDGSVYDGCWEEGKMSGEGRFVWPSGASYEGDFSGGYLHGFGVFSGSDGSVYRGVWRMNTQHGIGRKQYQNSDIYDGCWKEGVREGSGRYAWSNGNMYIGSWKDGKMCGRGVMKWFDGDLFDGCWLNGLRHGSGCYRFADGSYYFGVWTKGLKDGHGMFYPAGSKHRFLRKCSDRSDEKRKRRLSHISSSNSESVKPKVKRSFSERISSSLLRSSGSISQRTTSLGEDIALGDSSRDIMTCDSSSVLSQSSLDDRTEFLETGSVAYEREYTQGVLIKERIVNISKLSRKSKQRCKFHAKEVKRKSCVDFLEGRKSYYLMLNLQLGIRYSVGKITPVPIREVRQSDFGDQARIKMYFPRKGSQFTPSHHSLDFYWKDYCPMVFRYLRELFKLDAADYMMSICGDDGLRELSSPGKSGSLFYLSRDDRFVIKTLKKSELKALLKMLPDYYKHVKEHDNTLITKVFGVHRISLKRGKKVRFVVMGNMFCTELRIHRRYDLKGSSHGRLTKKDRVDETTTLKDLDLTYEFHMDKLLREALFKQLSLDCRFLESQNIIDYSLLLGLHFRAPENLMSLLEPPDSLHKVETDPDHVEGGISQGELSIPPRGLLLVTHEPSSVNVTPGPHIRGSTLRAMSVGDQEVDLLLPGTGRLRVQLGVNMPAQANQKVMQDEAASVQVELFEVYDVVLYLGIIDILQEYNMKKKLEHTYKSLKFDPMSISAIEPKIYSKRFLSFLEKVFPVEP from the exons ATGGTCCTCTCCAATGGGGATGCTTATGTGGGTAGTTTCAAAGGGGTGTTTCCTCATGGGAAAGGTAAATACACTTGGTCAGATGGATCTGTTTATGATGGTTGTTGGGAAGAAGGAAAAATGTCTGGAGAAGGACGGTTTGTTTGGCCTTCTGGAGCTTCATACGAGGGTGATTTCTCTGGAGGTTACCTCCATGGTTTTGGAGTATTTAGTGGATCTGATGGCTCAGTATACAGAGGTGTTTGGAGGATGAATACCCAACATGGAATAGGAAGAAAGCAGTATCAAAATTCTGATATTTATGATGGTTGTTGGAAAGAGGGAGTACGTGAAGGCAGCGGCCGATATGCATGGAGTAATGGCAACATGTATATTGGGAGCTGGAAAGATGGAAAAATGTGTGGTAGAGGTGTTATGAAATGGTTCGATGGAGATCTTTTTGATGGATGTTGGTTGAATGGTTTAAGACACGGTTCAGGCTGTTACCGATTTGCTGATGGAAGTTACTACTTTGGGGTGTGGACTAAAGGGCTAAAAGATGGACATGGAATGTTTTATCCTGCTGGAAGTAAGCATCGCTTTCTGAGGAAGTGCAGTGATAGGTCTGATGAGAAGAGGAAAAGGCGGCTCTCACACATTTCATCCTCTAATTCAGAGTCTGTGAAACCTAAAGTGAAGCGTAGTTTTTCAGAGAGAATTTCCTCTAGCTTGCTCAGAAGTTCAGGAAGCATATCGCAGAGGACTACATCACTGGGAGAAGACATTGCCCTCGGTGATTCCAGCAGAGACATTATGACCTGTGATTCATCAAGTGTATTATCTCAAAGCTCTCTTGATGACAGGACTGAATTTCTGGAAACGGGGTCTGTAGCTTATGAAAGGGAATACACGCAAGGAGTCCTAATCAAAGAAAGGATTGTAAATATTAGTAAACTATCTCGCAAAAGTAAACAACGGTGTAAATTTCACGCGAAAGAAGTAAAGAGGAAGTCATGTGTGGACTTTCTTGAAGGCCGTAAGAGCTACTATCTGATGCTTAATTTGCAACTTGGCATCAG GTATTCTGTTGGTAAGATCACTCCTGTGCCTATCCGTGAAGTGAGGCAATCAGACTTTGGAGATCAGGCAAGAATCAAAATGTACTTTCCCAGGAAGGGCTCTCAATTTACACCTTCACATCATTCCCTTGATTTTTATTGGAAGGATTATTGCCCTATGGTTTTCAG ATATTTGAGAGAGTTGTTCAAGCTGGATGCTGCAGACTATATGATGTCCATCTGTGGTGATGATGGTCTGAGAGAGCTTTCATCTCCTGGAAAGAGTGGCAGCCTTTTTTATCTTTCTCGTGATGATAGATTTGTGATCAAGACTTTAAAGAAGTCTGAGCTCAAG GCTCTGCTCAAGATGCTTCCTGATTACTATAAACATGTAAAGGAACATGACAACACACTCATAACAAAAGTTTTTGGGGTGCACAGGATATCATTGAAACGTGGAAAAAAG GTCCGCTTTGTAGTCATGGGGAATATGTTTTGTACTGAATTAAGAATACATCGCCGGTATGATTTGAAAGGTTCTTCTCATGGGAGACTTACGAAGAAGGATCGGGTTGATGAGACGACTACATTAAAAGACCTCGATTTAACATATGAGTTTCATATGGACAAGTTATTACGTGAGGCACTATTCAA ACAATTATCTTTAGACTGCAGATTTTTGGAATCTCAGAACATTATAGACTATAGCCTTCTACTGGGATTACATTTTAGAGCTCCTGAGAATCTAATGTCTCTTTTAGAGCCACCTGATTCTCTGCACAAAGTCGAAACTGATCCTGATCACGTTGAAG GTGGGATATCTCAGGGGGAGCTCTCAATTCCACCAAGAGGTTTGCTTTTAGTCACGCATGAACCCAGTTCTGTCAATGTTACACCAGGTCCTCATATAAGAGGGAGTACTCTGAGAGCCATGTCCGTTGGTGACCAGGAGGTTGATCTTCTTTTGCCTGGTACTGGAAG attaaGGGTACAATTAGGTGTAAACATGCCAGCCCAAGCAAACCAAAAAGTGATGCAGGATGAGGCAGCTTCAGTCCAAGTTGAACTCTTTGAGGTATATGATGTTGTTCTATATCTCGGAATAATCGATATACTGCAAGAGTACAACATGAAAAAGAAACTGGAGCACACCTACAAATCGTTGAAATTTGATCCCATGTCAATCTCTGCAATTGAACCCAAGATTTATTCGAAACGTTTCCTCAGTTTCTTGGAGAAAGTGTTCCCTGTTGAACCATGA
- the LOC101254537 gene encoding phosphatidylinositol 4-phosphate 5-kinase 8 isoform X2, giving the protein MEDSGSITEMVLSNGDAYVGSFKGVFPHGKGKYTWSDGSVYDGCWEEGKMSGEGRFVWPSGASYEGDFSGGYLHGFGVFSGSDGSVYRGVWRMNTQHGIGRKQYQNSDIYDGCWKEGVREGSGRYAWSNGNMYIGSWKDGKMCGRGVMKWFDGDLFDGCWLNGLRHGSGCYRFADGSYYFGVWTKGLKDGHGMFYPAGSKHRFLRKCSDRSDEKRKRRLSHISSSNSESVKPKVKRSFSERISSSLLRSSGSISQRTTSLGEDIALGDSSRDIMTCDSSSVLSQSSLDDRTEFLETGSVAYEREYTQGVLIKERIVNISKLSRKSKQRCKFHAKEVKRKSCVDFLEGRKSYYLMLNLQLGIRYSVGKITPVPIREVRQSDFGDQARIKMYFPRKGSQFTPSHHSLDFYWKDYCPMVFRYLRELFKLDAADYMMSICGDDGLRELSSPGKSGSLFYLSRDDRFVIKTLKKSELKALLKMLPDYYKHVKEHDNTLITKVFGVHRISLKRGKKVRFVVMGNMFCTELRIHRRYDLKGSSHGRLTKKDRVDETTTLKDLDLTYEFHMDKLLREALFKQLSLDCRFLESQNIIDYSLLLGLHFRAPENLMSLLEPPDSLHKVETDPDHVEGGISQGELSIPPRGLLLVTHEPSSVNVTPGPHIRGSTLRAMSVGDQEVDLLLPGTGRLRVQLGVNMPAQANQKVMQDEAASVQVELFEVYDVVLYLGIIDILQEYNMKKKLEHTYKSLKFDPMSISAIEPKIYSKRFLSFLEKVFPVEP; this is encoded by the exons ATGGAGGATAGTGGAAG CATCACTGAAATGGTCCTCTCCAATGGGGATGCTTATGTGGGTAGTTTCAAAGGGGTGTTTCCTCATGGGAAAGGTAAATACACTTGGTCAGATGGATCTGTTTATGATGGTTGTTGGGAAGAAGGAAAAATGTCTGGAGAAGGACGGTTTGTTTGGCCTTCTGGAGCTTCATACGAGGGTGATTTCTCTGGAGGTTACCTCCATGGTTTTGGAGTATTTAGTGGATCTGATGGCTCAGTATACAGAGGTGTTTGGAGGATGAATACCCAACATGGAATAGGAAGAAAGCAGTATCAAAATTCTGATATTTATGATGGTTGTTGGAAAGAGGGAGTACGTGAAGGCAGCGGCCGATATGCATGGAGTAATGGCAACATGTATATTGGGAGCTGGAAAGATGGAAAAATGTGTGGTAGAGGTGTTATGAAATGGTTCGATGGAGATCTTTTTGATGGATGTTGGTTGAATGGTTTAAGACACGGTTCAGGCTGTTACCGATTTGCTGATGGAAGTTACTACTTTGGGGTGTGGACTAAAGGGCTAAAAGATGGACATGGAATGTTTTATCCTGCTGGAAGTAAGCATCGCTTTCTGAGGAAGTGCAGTGATAGGTCTGATGAGAAGAGGAAAAGGCGGCTCTCACACATTTCATCCTCTAATTCAGAGTCTGTGAAACCTAAAGTGAAGCGTAGTTTTTCAGAGAGAATTTCCTCTAGCTTGCTCAGAAGTTCAGGAAGCATATCGCAGAGGACTACATCACTGGGAGAAGACATTGCCCTCGGTGATTCCAGCAGAGACATTATGACCTGTGATTCATCAAGTGTATTATCTCAAAGCTCTCTTGATGACAGGACTGAATTTCTGGAAACGGGGTCTGTAGCTTATGAAAGGGAATACACGCAAGGAGTCCTAATCAAAGAAAGGATTGTAAATATTAGTAAACTATCTCGCAAAAGTAAACAACGGTGTAAATTTCACGCGAAAGAAGTAAAGAGGAAGTCATGTGTGGACTTTCTTGAAGGCCGTAAGAGCTACTATCTGATGCTTAATTTGCAACTTGGCATCAG GTATTCTGTTGGTAAGATCACTCCTGTGCCTATCCGTGAAGTGAGGCAATCAGACTTTGGAGATCAGGCAAGAATCAAAATGTACTTTCCCAGGAAGGGCTCTCAATTTACACCTTCACATCATTCCCTTGATTTTTATTGGAAGGATTATTGCCCTATGGTTTTCAG ATATTTGAGAGAGTTGTTCAAGCTGGATGCTGCAGACTATATGATGTCCATCTGTGGTGATGATGGTCTGAGAGAGCTTTCATCTCCTGGAAAGAGTGGCAGCCTTTTTTATCTTTCTCGTGATGATAGATTTGTGATCAAGACTTTAAAGAAGTCTGAGCTCAAG GCTCTGCTCAAGATGCTTCCTGATTACTATAAACATGTAAAGGAACATGACAACACACTCATAACAAAAGTTTTTGGGGTGCACAGGATATCATTGAAACGTGGAAAAAAG GTCCGCTTTGTAGTCATGGGGAATATGTTTTGTACTGAATTAAGAATACATCGCCGGTATGATTTGAAAGGTTCTTCTCATGGGAGACTTACGAAGAAGGATCGGGTTGATGAGACGACTACATTAAAAGACCTCGATTTAACATATGAGTTTCATATGGACAAGTTATTACGTGAGGCACTATTCAA ACAATTATCTTTAGACTGCAGATTTTTGGAATCTCAGAACATTATAGACTATAGCCTTCTACTGGGATTACATTTTAGAGCTCCTGAGAATCTAATGTCTCTTTTAGAGCCACCTGATTCTCTGCACAAAGTCGAAACTGATCCTGATCACGTTGAAG GTGGGATATCTCAGGGGGAGCTCTCAATTCCACCAAGAGGTTTGCTTTTAGTCACGCATGAACCCAGTTCTGTCAATGTTACACCAGGTCCTCATATAAGAGGGAGTACTCTGAGAGCCATGTCCGTTGGTGACCAGGAGGTTGATCTTCTTTTGCCTGGTACTGGAAG attaaGGGTACAATTAGGTGTAAACATGCCAGCCCAAGCAAACCAAAAAGTGATGCAGGATGAGGCAGCTTCAGTCCAAGTTGAACTCTTTGAGGTATATGATGTTGTTCTATATCTCGGAATAATCGATATACTGCAAGAGTACAACATGAAAAAGAAACTGGAGCACACCTACAAATCGTTGAAATTTGATCCCATGTCAATCTCTGCAATTGAACCCAAGATTTATTCGAAACGTTTCCTCAGTTTCTTGGAGAAAGTGTTCCCTGTTGAACCATGA